A window of the Kineococcus mangrovi genome harbors these coding sequences:
- a CDS encoding FAD-binding oxidoreductase: MVEHMKWWGWGQEGVAFHHEDKPNLAPFALRMAGIDFNAPPVRVPELSELTVPPSQAPDTLRKAFAEAVGDEHVHDDDLDRVVHAYGKSMRDLVRIRRGDFGRLPDLVVYPGTEAETEAALRVALEADAVLIPFGGGSNIVGALEAPREETRPVVSLDTGRMRLLLSLDETSQTARIQAGALGPDLEDQLNARGWTIGHFPDSFKHSTLGGWIATRSSGMQSDRFGDIADITRAVRVVTPHGVVATAEVPVQSAGPSVREMVLGSEGRLGIVTEATVQVHRQAEERVIQAYFFPDYASGLKAMHDIAASDASPSITRVSDAMETQFTLATSKQGSTLGQLLNKGVQLYASKRKGFDLSQMCLSFIGYEGSALHVRRTKALVGEIVKKHGGFGVGSGPGTLYDQKKFDTPYIRDFILDRGAYGDVSETSSSWATLKTVHDNVVAAANKAFAEVGIKGFVFCHLSHSYHSGACQYFTFAFQPPTDRDGLEAYDIVKGAIQQAFIDNGGTLSHHHAVGREHKRWVEDDLSPAGAKIVGSLFAGVDPGRNLNPGAVVD, encoded by the coding sequence GTGGTCGAGCACATGAAGTGGTGGGGCTGGGGCCAGGAGGGCGTCGCCTTCCACCACGAGGACAAGCCGAACCTGGCGCCGTTCGCGCTGCGGATGGCCGGCATCGACTTCAACGCCCCGCCGGTGCGCGTGCCGGAGCTGTCGGAGCTGACGGTGCCGCCGTCGCAGGCGCCGGACACGCTGCGCAAGGCCTTCGCCGAGGCCGTCGGGGACGAGCACGTCCACGACGACGACCTCGACCGCGTCGTGCACGCCTACGGCAAGTCCATGCGCGACCTCGTGCGCATCCGTCGCGGCGACTTCGGCCGCCTGCCCGACCTCGTCGTCTACCCGGGCACCGAGGCCGAGACCGAGGCGGCCCTGCGCGTGGCGCTCGAGGCCGACGCCGTCCTCATCCCCTTCGGCGGCGGCTCGAACATCGTCGGTGCCCTCGAGGCCCCGCGCGAGGAGACCCGCCCGGTCGTCTCCCTCGACACGGGCCGCATGCGGCTGCTGCTCTCCCTCGACGAGACGTCGCAGACGGCACGCATCCAGGCCGGCGCGCTGGGCCCGGACCTCGAGGACCAGCTCAACGCCCGCGGCTGGACCATCGGGCACTTCCCGGACAGCTTCAAGCACTCCACGCTCGGCGGCTGGATCGCGACGCGGTCCTCGGGCATGCAGTCCGACCGCTTCGGCGACATCGCCGACATCACCCGCGCGGTGCGCGTCGTCACGCCCCACGGCGTGGTGGCCACGGCCGAGGTCCCGGTGCAGTCCGCCGGCCCCAGCGTGCGCGAGATGGTCCTGGGCAGCGAGGGCCGGCTCGGGATCGTCACCGAGGCCACGGTGCAGGTGCACCGCCAGGCCGAGGAGCGCGTCATCCAGGCCTACTTCTTCCCCGACTACGCCAGCGGGCTGAAGGCCATGCACGACATCGCCGCCTCCGACGCGTCCCCGAGCATCACCCGCGTCTCGGACGCCATGGAGACCCAGTTCACGCTCGCGACCTCCAAGCAGGGCAGCACCCTGGGGCAGCTGCTCAACAAGGGCGTGCAGCTGTACGCCAGCAAGCGCAAGGGCTTCGACCTGTCGCAGATGTGCCTGTCGTTCATCGGGTACGAGGGTTCGGCCCTGCACGTGCGCCGGACGAAGGCGCTCGTGGGGGAGATCGTGAAGAAGCACGGCGGGTTCGGCGTCGGCTCCGGCCCCGGGACGCTGTACGACCAGAAGAAGTTCGACACCCCCTACATCCGCGACTTCATCCTCGACCGCGGCGCCTACGGCGACGTCTCGGAGACCTCCTCCTCGTGGGCGACGCTGAAGACGGTGCACGACAACGTGGTCGCGGCCGCGAACAAGGCGTTCGCCGAGGTCGGCATCAAGGGGTTCGTCTTCTGCCACCTCTCGCACAGCTACCACTCCGGGGCGTGCCAGTACTTCACGTTCGCGTTCCAGCCGCCGACCGACCGCGACGGCCTCGAGGCGTACGACATCGTCAAGGGCGCCATCCAGCAGGCGTTCATCGACAACGGCGGGACGCTGTCGCACCACCACGCCGTGGGGCGTGAGCACAAGCGCTGGGTCGAGGACGACCTGTCCCCGGCGGGCGCGAAGATCGTCGGGTCGCTGTTCGCGGGGGTCGACCCCGGGCGCAACCTCAACCCGGGCGCCGTCGTCGACTGA